One Rhizobiales bacterium GAS188 DNA window includes the following coding sequences:
- a CDS encoding Cyclic nucleotide-binding domain-containing protein, producing MTIETEVQSLRQVSMFREIDPAKLKLLAFTSDRLSYDKGDVLFRQHEISDSTYVIVEGKVEVWLEGLDAGRERIKVAELGAGAIVGEMGVLCDQPRSATIEAACHVVALKIGREVFFDMLRQFPQMSVAVMRDLARRLDATNAKLLAVTR from the coding sequence ATGACGATCGAAACGGAAGTGCAATCGCTGCGGCAGGTCTCGATGTTTCGCGAGATCGATCCTGCCAAGCTGAAGCTGCTCGCCTTCACCAGCGACCGGCTCTCCTATGACAAGGGCGACGTGCTGTTCCGCCAGCACGAGATCTCCGATTCCACCTATGTCATCGTCGAAGGCAAGGTCGAGGTCTGGCTCGAGGGGCTGGATGCCGGGCGCGAGCGCATCAAGGTCGCCGAGCTCGGCGCCGGCGCGATCGTCGGCGAGATGGGCGTGCTCTGCGATCAGCCGCGCTCGGCCACTATAGAGGCCGCCTGCCATGTGGTTGCGCTCAAGATCGGGCGCGAGGTCTTCTTCGACATGCTGCGGCAATTCCCGCAAATGTCGGTCGCGGTGATGCGCGACCTCGCCCGGCGTCTCGACGCCACCAATGCCAAGCTGCTTGCCGTCACGAGGTAG
- a CDS encoding putative ABC transport system ATP-binding protein, translating to MAKIDKSFFRYVWRNSRREQIVILAIVLASLPLYFWSLDLPKSIVNDAIQGRAFKAGAATIKAFKLTLALPDFLGGRSFELFGGIDMDRTSYLFALSMVFLVLVLINGGFKWLINLQKGVMGERMLRRLRFDLVRQLTWFAPEEVRGIKPAEAASMINNEVEPIGVFIGDAFVQPAFLGTQALTALVYILVQSVWLGIAAGAIVGVQGIIIPMLRREQIRLGKRRQIASRQLAGRIGEIVESSPAIRAHGTDYYERSEIGSRLSGLFFIRLDLYNRKFAVKFLNNLLAQLTPFFFYTVGGYLALRGQLDVGQLVAVIAAYRDLPPPVKELIDWDQQRNDVSVKYEQIIQQFDVDEPEEGEELAPPTDPANPVKITIDGLSVADQHGSPLVENIAFSIDRPGHVALAGPPGGGGEIVARAIAHQITQWKGSIRLNGQDIAHLRSGALARVMAYSGAEPVLFPGSIRENVVYSLRRKPPALPAPPWSKEEAQRLNEAKRSGNPLEAPSDEWLDLEAAGVKDAADLDRRILELFGLLGFDEDIYRLGLLGKIRASAEDELGQRFVAVRQAIWKKLTEESKSRLVEPFDPARFNSNATIGENLLFGVPVGDTFAEHNLAANPYVRKVIEGDGLSATLPAIGVRLAEMMLEIFAGVQPGNPLYERFSFFAASDLPGFQEVVNRWKSRRRNETPADRDKLISLALAYVEPRHRLGLLDDATREAIVRARTALRAMIPKALAGSVEFYDPARYCSAAPVRDNLLFGRIAYGIANAQETVSGVIKSALAESGLLDTVYRIGLDYQVGPHGRLLFPRQRAAVDLARCLIKNPKIFILDDALHAFQSMEAKVIFERLIKEFEGRTLITALPGLDDVGRRELKVTFDKGRVARIDRGEEAIPPGENEAQAGSRSRRTPESGREDEGAVQAQVAE from the coding sequence GTGGCGAAGATCGACAAGAGCTTCTTCCGCTATGTCTGGCGGAACAGCCGACGCGAGCAGATCGTCATCCTGGCGATCGTGCTGGCATCGCTGCCGCTATATTTCTGGTCGCTCGACCTGCCGAAATCGATCGTCAACGACGCGATCCAGGGGCGCGCCTTCAAGGCGGGCGCGGCGACCATCAAGGCGTTCAAGCTGACCTTGGCGCTCCCGGACTTCCTCGGCGGACGCAGCTTCGAGCTGTTCGGCGGCATCGACATGGACCGCACCAGCTACCTGTTCGCGCTGAGCATGGTGTTTCTCGTGCTCGTGCTGATCAATGGCGGCTTCAAATGGCTCATCAACCTGCAGAAGGGCGTGATGGGCGAGCGCATGCTGCGGCGCCTGCGCTTCGACCTGGTGCGCCAGCTGACCTGGTTCGCCCCCGAGGAAGTCCGCGGCATCAAGCCGGCCGAAGCCGCCAGCATGATCAACAACGAGGTCGAGCCGATCGGCGTGTTCATCGGCGACGCCTTCGTGCAGCCGGCCTTTCTCGGCACCCAGGCGCTGACGGCGCTCGTCTATATCCTGGTGCAGAGCGTCTGGCTCGGGATCGCTGCCGGCGCCATCGTGGGCGTGCAGGGCATCATCATCCCGATGCTGCGGCGCGAGCAGATCCGCCTCGGCAAGCGGCGCCAGATCGCCTCGCGCCAATTGGCCGGGCGCATCGGTGAGATCGTCGAGAGCTCGCCCGCCATCCGCGCGCATGGCACCGATTACTATGAGCGCTCCGAGATCGGCTCGCGGCTCTCCGGCCTGTTCTTCATCAGGCTCGACCTCTACAATCGCAAATTCGCGGTCAAGTTCCTGAATAATCTTCTGGCCCAGCTGACCCCCTTCTTCTTCTACACGGTCGGCGGCTATCTGGCCCTGCGCGGGCAGCTCGATGTCGGCCAGCTGGTCGCCGTGATCGCCGCCTATCGCGACCTGCCGCCCCCGGTGAAGGAGCTGATCGACTGGGACCAGCAGCGCAACGACGTCTCGGTCAAATACGAGCAGATCATCCAGCAATTCGATGTCGACGAGCCGGAGGAGGGCGAGGAGCTCGCTCCTCCGACCGACCCGGCGAACCCCGTCAAGATCACGATCGACGGCCTGTCGGTCGCCGATCAGCACGGCTCGCCGCTCGTCGAGAACATCGCCTTCTCGATCGACCGGCCGGGCCATGTGGCGCTCGCCGGGCCACCAGGCGGCGGCGGCGAGATCGTGGCGCGCGCCATTGCCCATCAGATCACGCAATGGAAGGGCTCGATCCGCCTGAACGGCCAGGACATAGCCCATCTGCGCTCGGGCGCCCTGGCGCGCGTCATGGCCTATTCGGGGGCCGAGCCGGTGCTGTTCCCGGGCTCGATCCGCGAGAATGTGGTCTATTCGCTGCGCCGCAAGCCGCCGGCCCTGCCCGCTCCGCCCTGGTCGAAGGAGGAGGCGCAGCGCCTGAATGAAGCCAAGCGCAGCGGCAATCCGCTCGAGGCGCCGAGCGATGAGTGGCTCGACCTCGAGGCCGCCGGCGTCAAGGACGCGGCCGATCTCGACCGGCGCATCCTCGAGCTTTTCGGGCTGCTCGGCTTCGACGAGGACATTTATCGGCTCGGCCTTCTGGGCAAGATCAGGGCCTCCGCCGAGGACGAGCTCGGCCAGCGCTTCGTCGCGGTGCGCCAGGCCATCTGGAAAAAGCTCACCGAGGAGAGCAAGTCACGGCTGGTCGAGCCCTTCGACCCGGCGCGCTTCAACTCGAACGCCACGATCGGGGAAAATCTCCTGTTCGGCGTGCCGGTGGGCGACACCTTCGCCGAGCATAATCTTGCCGCCAACCCCTATGTGCGCAAGGTGATCGAAGGCGACGGCCTCTCCGCCACCTTGCCGGCGATCGGCGTCAGGCTCGCCGAGATGATGCTCGAGATCTTCGCCGGCGTGCAGCCAGGCAACCCGCTCTATGAGCGCTTCTCCTTCTTCGCGGCAAGCGATCTGCCCGGCTTCCAGGAGGTGGTGAATCGCTGGAAATCGCGGCGCCGCAACGAGACGCCGGCCGATCGCGACAAGCTGATCTCGCTGGCGCTCGCCTATGTCGAGCCACGCCACCGCCTGGGGCTGCTCGACGATGCGACCCGCGAGGCGATCGTGCGGGCCCGCACCGCGCTGCGCGCCATGATCCCGAAAGCGCTCGCGGGCTCGGTCGAATTCTACGATCCCGCCCGCTATTGCAGCGCGGCGCCGGTGCGCGACAACCTGCTGTTCGGGCGCATCGCCTATGGCATCGCCAATGCCCAGGAGACGGTGTCGGGGGTGATCAAATCGGCACTCGCCGAGAGCGGCCTCCTGGACACCGTGTATCGCATCGGCCTCGACTACCAGGTGGGTCCGCATGGCCGCCTGCTGTTCCCGCGCCAGCGCGCCGCGGTCGATCTGGCGCGCTGCCTGATCAAGAACCCGAAGATTTTCATCCTGGACGATGCGCTGCATGCCTTCCAGTCCATGGAGGCCAAGGTGATCTTCGAGCGGCTGATCAAGGAATTCGAGGGCCGCACCCTGATCACCGCCCTGCCCGGCCTCGACGATGTCGGCCGGCGCGAGCTGAAGGTCACCTTCGACAAGGGGCGCGTAGCGCGCATCGACCGTGGCGAGGAGGCGATACCCCCGGGGGAGAACGAGGCGCAGGCCGGGTCCCGGTCGCGGCGAACACCCGAAAGCGGGCGAGAAGATGAGGGCGCCGTTCAGGCGCAGGTGGCCGAATGA
- a CDS encoding Predicted glycosyl transferase: MGLANGAASVGQFGNASRGDRRALFYSHDTFGLGHLRRTRAIANALVGAHPGLSVIIISGSPVIGSFEYGNGVDYVRVPGVVKQPNGDYSTMNLKVELDEAVRLREGIIRETASTFQPDLLIVDKEPAGFRGELLPTLDMLKQRGARIVLGVRDVMDDPVLLRPEWERKGAAEALLRYYDDIVVYGLKSIHEPLASLGLPASVQDRIRYTGYLRRVLPQEPHFAEYPSITRGQFVLVTTGGGGDGGHLIDWVLSAYESDAPPAVPALICFGPFISREQRRNFLERIARLEHVDAIAFDAKIERLMDRASAIVAMGGYNTFCEILSLDKPALIVPRARPRLEQTIRARRAAELGLVKVLEDPEEIGKGRREPAVMTKAIGDLLRSPRPSEAYVAGLLDGLDTIVEASGDWLTRRPITTLPRPRYGEAVA; encoded by the coding sequence ATGGGTTTGGCTAACGGGGCTGCCTCGGTCGGACAGTTCGGTAATGCGTCGCGTGGCGACAGGCGCGCCTTGTTCTATAGTCATGACACTTTCGGCCTCGGCCATCTGCGGCGCACGCGCGCCATCGCCAACGCCCTCGTCGGGGCCCATCCGGGCCTTTCGGTGATCATCATCTCGGGCTCGCCGGTGATCGGCAGCTTCGAATATGGGAATGGCGTCGACTATGTGCGAGTGCCAGGCGTCGTGAAGCAGCCGAACGGCGATTATTCGACCATGAATCTCAAGGTCGAGCTCGACGAGGCGGTGCGGCTGCGCGAGGGCATCATCCGCGAAACCGCCTCGACCTTCCAGCCGGATCTGCTGATCGTCGACAAGGAGCCGGCCGGCTTCCGCGGCGAGCTCCTGCCGACGCTCGACATGCTCAAGCAGCGCGGGGCCCGCATCGTGCTCGGCGTGCGCGACGTGATGGACGATCCGGTGCTGTTGCGGCCGGAATGGGAGCGCAAGGGCGCCGCCGAGGCGTTGCTGCGCTATTATGACGACATCGTGGTCTACGGGCTCAAGAGTATTCACGAACCTCTGGCGAGCCTCGGCCTGCCCGCCTCGGTGCAAGATCGCATCCGCTACACCGGCTATCTGCGGCGCGTCCTGCCGCAGGAGCCGCATTTCGCCGAATATCCGTCGATTACGCGCGGCCAGTTCGTTCTGGTCACCACGGGCGGGGGCGGCGACGGCGGCCATCTCATCGATTGGGTTCTCTCTGCCTATGAGAGCGACGCGCCGCCTGCGGTACCGGCGCTCATCTGCTTCGGGCCGTTCATCTCGCGCGAGCAGCGGCGCAACTTCCTGGAGCGGATCGCCCGGCTCGAGCATGTCGACGCCATCGCCTTCGATGCCAAGATCGAGCGTCTGATGGACCGCGCCAGCGCCATCGTGGCGATGGGCGGCTACAACACCTTCTGCGAGATCCTCTCCCTCGACAAACCGGCTCTGATCGTGCCGCGCGCCCGCCCGCGCCTCGAGCAGACCATCCGGGCACGCCGCGCGGCCGAGCTTGGTCTCGTCAAGGTGCTGGAAGACCCCGAGGAGATCGGAAAGGGGCGCCGCGAACCCGCCGTGATGACCAAGGCGATCGGCGATCTGTTGCGCAGCCCGCGCCCGTCGGAAGCCTATGTGGCGGGGTTGCTCGACGGGCTCGACACCATCGTCGAAGCGAGCGGCGACTGGCTCACGCGCCGCCCGATCACGACCCTGCCGCGCCCGCGCTATGGGGAAGCGGTCGCCTGA
- a CDS encoding Glycosyltransferase involved in cell wall bisynthesis → MSPDPAALRVAVIVKGYPRLSETFITQELLALERRGLTIDIWSLRHPTDAATHMLNRAVQAKPHYLPEYLYQAPLRVLRGFLHAMKLPGFGRMLRVFWRDLRRDFTYNRGRRFGQACVLARELDPRIRHLHVHYLHTPGSVVRYAALLSGRSFSFSAHAKDIWTTPEWERREKIAEAQWGVTCTRQGLDELLRVAAPPDRERLTLVYHGVDPQRMPQAPLAAPACTARNGSDAEDPVRLLSIGRLVAKKGFDTLLEAAARLPPTLHWRLTIIGSGELKGQLARRAAALGVAERVSFAGGRAQDQVIEALREADLFVLACREGENGDRDGLPNVILEAASQALAILSTHYAAVPEFVEDGREGVLVKPDDPQALGAAMAQLIGDPERRAELGAAARRKFDQSFSFAAGITAIEERLRGSIAAADLGASPSPALGREKVPRRSRGG, encoded by the coding sequence ATGAGCCCTGACCCTGCCGCCTTGCGCGTCGCGGTGATCGTCAAGGGCTATCCGCGCCTGTCGGAGACCTTCATCACCCAGGAATTGCTGGCCCTCGAACGCCGCGGCCTGACGATCGATATCTGGTCGTTGCGTCATCCGACCGACGCGGCGACGCATATGCTCAACCGCGCCGTGCAGGCAAAACCCCATTATTTGCCCGAATATCTCTATCAGGCGCCGCTGCGCGTGCTGCGTGGCTTTCTGCATGCGATGAAGCTGCCGGGCTTCGGGCGGATGCTGCGCGTCTTCTGGCGCGATCTGCGGCGCGATTTCACCTACAATCGCGGACGTCGTTTCGGCCAGGCTTGCGTGCTGGCGCGCGAGCTCGATCCGCGCATCCGCCACTTGCATGTGCATTACCTGCACACACCGGGCTCGGTGGTGCGCTACGCGGCGCTCTTGAGCGGACGCAGCTTCTCCTTCTCGGCGCACGCCAAGGACATCTGGACGACACCCGAATGGGAACGCCGCGAAAAAATCGCCGAGGCGCAATGGGGCGTGACCTGCACCCGCCAGGGGCTCGACGAGCTCCTGCGCGTCGCAGCGCCCCCCGATCGCGAGCGCCTGACGCTCGTCTATCACGGCGTCGATCCGCAGCGCATGCCGCAAGCCCCGCTGGCAGCGCCGGCCTGCACGGCCCGCAACGGCTCCGATGCCGAAGATCCCGTCAGGCTCCTGTCGATCGGGCGGCTCGTGGCCAAGAAGGGCTTCGACACGCTGCTCGAGGCGGCGGCGCGCCTGCCGCCGACCTTGCATTGGCGCTTGACAATCATCGGCTCGGGCGAGCTCAAAGGGCAATTGGCGCGCCGCGCCGCCGCCCTCGGTGTCGCCGAGCGGGTGAGCTTTGCGGGCGGGCGTGCCCAGGATCAGGTCATCGAGGCTTTGCGCGAGGCCGATCTCTTCGTGCTGGCTTGCCGGGAAGGCGAGAACGGGGATCGCGACGGCCTGCCCAATGTCATCCTCGAGGCGGCCTCGCAGGCCCTGGCGATCCTGTCGACGCATTACGCCGCGGTGCCGGAATTCGTCGAGGACGGGCGCGAGGGCGTGCTGGTCAAGCCGGACGATCCGCAGGCGCTCGGAGCCGCCATGGCGCAGCTGATCGGCGATCCGGAGCGGCGCGCGGAACTCGGCGCCGCGGCACGCCGGAAATTCGATCAGTCCTTCTCCTTTGCGGCCGGCATCACGGCGATCGAGGAGCGGCTCAGAGGCTCGATCGCGGCGGCCGATCTGGGCGCCTCTCCTTCTCCCGCTCTTGGGCGGGAGAAGGTGCCGAGGCGAAGCCGAGGCGGATGA
- a CDS encoding 2-keto-4-pentenoate hydratase gives MNADPTGLARALIDARRQGKLAAFSAALVPADVAEAMAVQREVAQAVGASVAGWKVGYTPEGIPVAGPLYASLMHRGGARVRVGPSHKSGIEVEIALRLGKDLPPRPGRPYGRSEILDAAAALLIGVEIVEARFPDPPKPPFLTLLADNISNGGYVSGPDVTDFRGLDLSHLRCSLSVDGRIIHDSVGGHAKGDPLAPALDYANQPCDLLGGLKAGQVVTTGTLSGCPFIEGACKVAAEIEGLGKVEFEITE, from the coding sequence ATGAATGCCGATCCGACCGGGCTGGCGCGCGCCCTGATCGATGCGCGCCGGCAGGGCAAGCTCGCAGCCTTCTCAGCCGCCCTGGTGCCGGCCGATGTGGCCGAGGCCATGGCGGTGCAGAGAGAGGTGGCACAGGCGGTCGGCGCCTCCGTGGCAGGCTGGAAAGTAGGCTATACGCCGGAGGGCATCCCGGTCGCCGGACCGCTCTATGCGAGCCTCATGCATCGCGGCGGCGCCAGGGTGCGCGTCGGGCCGAGCCATAAGAGCGGCATCGAGGTCGAGATCGCGCTGCGGCTCGGCAAGGACCTGCCGCCTCGCCCGGGCCGTCCCTATGGCCGCTCCGAGATCCTCGATGCCGCGGCGGCGCTGCTCATCGGCGTCGAGATCGTCGAGGCGCGCTTCCCCGACCCGCCGAAGCCGCCCTTCCTCACTCTGCTCGCCGACAACATCAGCAATGGCGGCTATGTGAGCGGTCCGGATGTGACGGATTTCCGGGGGCTCGATCTGTCGCATCTGCGCTGCAGCCTCTCCGTCGACGGCCGCATCATCCATGACTCGGTGGGCGGCCATGCGAAGGGCGATCCGCTCGCGCCGGCCCTCGACTATGCCAACCAGCCCTGCGACCTGCTCGGCGGGCTGAAGGCCGGCCAGGTCGTGACCACCGGCACGCTGAGCGGCTGCCCCTTCATCGAGGGCGCCTGCAAGGTGGCGGCCGAGATCGAGGGGCTCGGCAAGGTCGAGTTCGAGATCACGGAGTGA
- a CDS encoding drug resistance transporter, EmrB/QacA subfamily — protein MPSGPLLLPLVIASALLMENIDGTVIATSLPAIAVDLNVNPINLKLAFTSYLLTLAVLIPISGWCADRFGSRTVFRTAIAVFTLGSIACGFTTTLYGFVAARALQGAGGAMMVPVGRLILLRTVPKSDLVRALTYLTMPALIGPVFGPMLGGFITTYFHWRWIFWINVPIGIVGMLLATRFVPELREDDRPPLDVIGFVLSGLGLSTLVFGLTAAGGQVMPSLPDAGLIVAGAVLMVLYVLHAGRIEAPILDLKLLSLRTYRTSVVGGFFFRAGVGAIPFLLPLMLQVGFGLTPFESGSLTFASAAGALCMKFTAAPILRRLGFRQVLVTNAIISAVFLAASALFTPTTPHLVIFAVLLIGGFFRSLQFTSLNAVAYADVPHAAMSRASSFSSVSQQLSGSVGIAFSALVLQGMQTARGDHLIHVDDFKIAFVLVALLTASSVLMNFRLARDAGSEVSGYVSAPANRRLVS, from the coding sequence ATGCCCTCAGGCCCGCTCCTTCTCCCGCTCGTCATCGCCAGCGCCCTCCTGATGGAGAACATCGACGGCACGGTGATCGCAACCTCGCTGCCGGCGATCGCCGTCGATCTGAACGTCAACCCGATCAATCTGAAGCTCGCCTTCACCTCCTATCTGTTGACGCTCGCCGTGCTGATCCCGATCAGCGGCTGGTGCGCCGACCGCTTCGGCTCGCGCACCGTGTTCCGCACCGCGATCGCGGTCTTCACGCTCGGCTCCATCGCCTGCGGCTTCACCACCACGCTTTACGGTTTCGTGGCGGCGCGCGCCCTGCAGGGTGCGGGTGGCGCCATGATGGTTCCGGTCGGCAGGCTGATCCTGTTGCGGACCGTGCCCAAGAGCGATCTCGTGCGCGCCCTCACCTATCTGACCATGCCGGCCTTGATTGGTCCGGTCTTCGGGCCGATGCTCGGCGGCTTCATCACCACCTATTTCCACTGGCGCTGGATCTTCTGGATCAATGTGCCGATCGGCATTGTCGGCATGCTGCTCGCCACGCGCTTCGTCCCGGAATTGCGGGAGGATGACCGGCCACCCCTCGATGTGATCGGCTTCGTGCTCTCGGGGCTCGGCCTCTCGACCCTGGTGTTCGGGCTCACGGCCGCGGGCGGCCAGGTGATGCCGAGCTTGCCGGATGCCGGGTTGATCGTCGCCGGCGCGGTGCTGATGGTTCTCTATGTCCTGCATGCGGGACGCATCGAAGCACCGATCCTCGATCTGAAGCTGTTGTCGCTGCGCACCTATCGGACGAGCGTGGTCGGCGGCTTCTTCTTCCGTGCCGGGGTTGGGGCGATCCCCTTCCTGTTGCCGCTGATGCTGCAAGTGGGCTTCGGCCTGACGCCCTTCGAGTCCGGCTCGCTCACCTTCGCTTCGGCGGCCGGCGCGCTGTGCATGAAATTCACCGCCGCGCCCATCCTGCGGCGGCTCGGCTTCCGGCAGGTGCTGGTGACCAATGCCATCATCAGCGCCGTCTTCCTCGCGGCCTCGGCGCTGTTCACCCCCACCACGCCGCATCTCGTGATCTTCGCGGTGCTGCTGATCGGCGGCTTCTTCCGCTCGCTGCAATTCACCAGCCTCAACGCGGTTGCCTATGCGGATGTGCCGCACGCTGCGATGAGCCGGGCCTCGAGCTTCTCGAGCGTGTCGCAGCAATTATCCGGATCGGTCGGCATCGCCTTCTCGGCGCTGGTGCTGCAAGGCATGCAGACGGCGCGCGGCGACCACCTCATCCATGTCGATGATTTCAAGATCGCCTTCGTGCTGGTGGCGCTGCTGACTGCGTCATCCGTGCTGATGAATTTCCGCCTCGCCCGCGATGCGGGCAGCGAGGTGTCGGGCTATGTGTCGGCGCCCGCCAACCGGCGCCTCGTCTCCTGA
- a CDS encoding transcriptional regulator, CarD family, giving the protein MSAKKAVQRHGFKTGEHVVYPAHGVGQIMSIEEQEIAGFKLELFVVTFDQEKMTLRVPTAKAATVGMRKLSESGAVDKALEMLKGRPRVKRTMWSRRAQEYEAKINSGDLVSITEVVRDLYRSDAQPEQSYSERQLYEAASDRLAREIAAVNRASHDETLKLMESFLQKGPRRGPKATEVEEEAQDEAA; this is encoded by the coding sequence ATGTCTGCGAAAAAGGCGGTTCAAAGGCACGGTTTCAAGACCGGCGAGCATGTGGTCTATCCGGCGCATGGCGTCGGCCAGATCATGAGCATCGAGGAACAAGAGATCGCAGGCTTCAAGCTCGAATTGTTCGTGGTGACCTTCGACCAGGAAAAGATGACGTTGCGCGTCCCGACCGCCAAGGCGGCGACCGTGGGCATGCGCAAATTGTCCGAGAGTGGAGCCGTCGACAAGGCGCTCGAGATGCTCAAGGGCCGCCCGCGCGTCAAGCGCACGATGTGGTCGCGCCGCGCCCAGGAATATGAGGCGAAGATCAATTCCGGCGACCTCGTCTCGATCACCGAAGTGGTGCGCGACCTCTATCGCAGCGATGCGCAGCCGGAGCAGTCCTATAGCGAGCGCCAGCTTTACGAAGCGGCGAGCGACCGCTTGGCGCGCGAGATCGCCGCGGTCAACCGGGCGAGCCATGACGAGACGCTCAAGCTGATGGAGTCCTTCCTGCAGAAGGGGCCGCGGCGCGGGCCGAAGGCGACCGAGGTCGAGGAAGAAGCGCAAGACGAGGCGGCCTAA
- a CDS encoding LSU ribosomal protein L32P codes for MAVPKRKTSPMKRGQRRSADALARPTYVEDKDSGELRRPHHIDLKTGMYRGRQVLKAKNA; via the coding sequence ATGGCTGTTCCGAAAAGAAAAACCTCGCCAATGAAGCGCGGTCAGCGCCGTTCTGCCGATGCGCTCGCGCGTCCGACCTATGTCGAGGACAAGGATTCGGGCGAATTGCGCCGTCCGCACCATATCGACCTGAAGACCGGCATGTATCGCGGCCGCCAAGTGCTCAAGGCCAAGAACGCCTGA
- a CDS encoding monofunctional biosynthetic peptidoglycan transglycosylase, which translates to MASSKPPRRRVTLLRRLVSLAYLVPLGLAALFLVLAVIYSQTHPPSMLMLGRWATGHPVDRRWVGLEDISRNLIAAVVTSEDARFCKHHGVDWVEMRSAIDDDEEGGPSRGASTITMQTVKNLFLWNSRSFIRKGLEIPIALALDRIWSKRRILEVYLNIAEWGDGVFGAEAAAHMAFGKAAKDLTPREAALLAAALPNPKLRDARHPRSGHLRRAASIARQTSPDADWLDCVGRK; encoded by the coding sequence ATGGCCTCCTCCAAACCGCCTCGGCGCCGGGTCACGCTGCTGCGTCGACTGGTCAGCCTTGCCTATCTCGTGCCTCTCGGGCTCGCCGCCCTGTTCCTGGTGCTGGCGGTCATCTATTCGCAGACGCATCCGCCTTCCATGCTGATGCTCGGGCGCTGGGCGACGGGGCACCCGGTCGATCGCCGCTGGGTCGGCCTCGAGGACATTTCGCGCAACCTGATCGCCGCGGTCGTGACCTCCGAGGATGCGCGCTTTTGCAAGCATCACGGTGTCGACTGGGTCGAGATGCGCTCGGCCATCGACGATGACGAGGAGGGTGGGCCGAGCCGCGGCGCCTCGACCATCACCATGCAGACGGTGAAGAACCTGTTCTTGTGGAATTCGCGCTCCTTCATCCGCAAGGGGCTCGAAATCCCGATCGCGCTGGCGCTCGACCGAATCTGGTCGAAACGACGCATCCTCGAGGTCTATCTCAACATCGCCGAATGGGGTGACGGCGTGTTCGGGGCCGAGGCCGCAGCCCATATGGCCTTCGGCAAGGCCGCCAAGGACCTCACGCCGCGCGAGGCGGCGCTGCTCGCAGCCGCCTTGCCGAACCCCAAGCTGCGCGATGCGCGCCATCCGAGAAGCGGGCATCTGCGGCGCGCCGCCAGCATCGCCCGCCAGACCTCGCCCGACGCCGACTGGCTTGATTGCGTGGGGAGGAAGTGA